TCCTCAAGGCACATGGTACAGGATCGGAGGGGCTAGGGAAGGAGGCCGGACCAGCATGACTGGTTCCCAGGGTATAAGCCTGGGAACCAGGCTCGAGTCCAGGATTCCTGGAACCCACCTCAGAGCGGGTCCTGTCCCCActggccccttccctcctccccatcgGCTAACAGCTGGCACTCACCAAGACATAGACCGCCTTCTCACAGGCAGCCCCAACAGGAACCCAGCCGTTagtgcggcggcggcggcggcggcgtgggCGTGGGCGCTGGACGCGCGGTTGCTTGGGGTGGCTGGGCCTGCAGGCAGCCTTGCTTCTCGCAGTGTGCCTACAGCTGGAGCCCGTGCGCAGACCTGACTTGGAGCCGCTAGGAGGCTTGGCGCTCTGAGGGCACGCACGGGCTACCGTCTGGGGCTCCGAGGTGGGTGTCTGAAGATGGGGGACGGGCTCTGCTGCAGGTGGCACACTGGGCACAGGGCATcccaggagggggtgggcaggtgaGGCAGGGTGGCCGGCTTCCGGGAGAGGAAATTCCAGCTGGCCTAGGGACCTGCAGCCTtctggggaaaagaagagaggggtTAGGACAGGTAAGGACAAGCAGTAACAATCCCTCTGGCCCCCCTGCTTTCAGAGCCTACTGTCTTAATTCGGAGTGTGTACCCAAGGGTCCCTGAGGTGCAAGTGGAGTCAGGGGCCTCTGAGGGAGACTGTCAGAGTGACTGGCCAAGGGTGCTTCTTGACCTTGGAGACCGGCCCACAGCTATCTCCCCCTTCTAGCCTGCAAGAAGGGCAGGTAATGGGAACAGAGTCTCTAGCTCTGACTTATTCTCCTCCGGGGCTTCCACAGTGCTAAGGAGCAGGGGAGTGGGTGTCAGCCCAGGATGTCAACCCCAGACCTGCCACTCACCGACTGTATGACCGCAGGCAAGTCATGCTACCTCTCAGTGCCTTGCAATAGAAGCAGGAATGGCAAATATCATATAGAGTGTCCCAGGCGTTTTTCTTATCAACGTATTAACTCATCTCATCCTTACATCCTTACATCAACCCTAGGAGGTAAGTACCACTGCCACCATTCTAAATTAAGGAAACCGAGACACAAGCAGTTACTGGCTTGTCCCACGGTCACGTGTCTAAGGAAGTGGGGGAGAACATTTCACtctaggcagtctggctccagaatctgtaCTCAATTACATGCCATGTGGCCTCCCGTATGTAAAGTGCTTGGAACAATACCTGGCATGTGGTGCTTACTGGTGTTCCAGGGTAAGGGGGTAGGGTCTTGGGTCCCATGGTTTAGGGGTCTAGATTTGGGAGAATGgtacaaaaaagaaggaaaagcccAAGAAGCAGCCTGATCTCATTTCTTAGTGCTCCAACTCACACCAAAACCTGAAACAACCAGTCGGGCCAGAGTCAACTGGTCTATAAAGTTGTTTTATAGACCCCTACAAGATGGGGTGTGGGGTAGTAGCAACGAGAGCCCTGGTAAGGCCCAGCCTCTCATTTCATCAGCAGCAGGGTAGACTCGCTAGACAGGATGGCTCTGGTCACCTCATTTCCACCCAGGAGCCAGGGACAGAGCCTGGAGAAGCATGTGAGGACACGCCTGCCAGTCTGGGGTAAGAGTGATCACCGTGGGGGTGTCTCATTGGCTACAGCGCAAGCCTCCCTGGTGTCTGGGCCTTGCTAGGAATGGGCCTTGCTAGGAAGGCAGACACCAAAGCCACGGACCCTGTCAGCACTCTGTCTGTGCCAGGGAACTCTGCTGGTCTATTCTCAGAGTGTGCCCCTTGTTAGCCCCCAGCAAGGCGATGCCAAGTCTGGGCACTACGTCTCTCTCAAGGCCTATATGGCCAGGGCAAAGCAATCCAGCTGCGTCTGGCACCACCTATTGGGCCTGGTTACCCACCCTCCTTCCCATGAATGCTGAATTAGGCCAGCATGCAGATGGAATGGGCTCCTGGAAGGTAGAATTCTAGCTCCTCGAGGAAAGCAAAGGGACATAGGAACAACTTGGCAAAAGCACTAATTTCAATACCTAATTTGCTATTCAAGAGTCTGAGAATGGGTATCCTaatggggaggaagggatggCTCTCCCTGGCCCCTCCACCACCATGGTGCTACCTAACTACCTGGCCAAGAGATCTCCATACACAGGGGAGCCAGAGCAAAGAGCTAGACACAGGCCCCTTTTCTGGGAATACTCCTTGGCTTGGGGCATGAAACTAGGGGAGTCTTCCTTTTCCAAAGCCCCCTACCACCCATGTTGTAACTAGACCTCAAGGAACCCCACCCAATCCTTGGCCCACCCTCTCAGGACACTATCTGACTCCCTGGGACATCCCACACCTAAGAAGGCTTACCTGCTGCAAAAGGCATTTTGTAGGGGCAGCCGCCACAGGTGGTGCCAATATGGGTAAGAGACGGGGGCAACATTTCACAGATGCTGTAGCCATTCACTCCAGTGTCCTCGCTAAAGCAGTAGCGAGAGCCCCAGGGAGGGTGTTGGAAAGGGGTGCCCGCGGGCACTGAGCTCGGTGCCAAGAGGAGCCCCTCGTTAGGTGCAGCCACTGGGGACAACTTGCCCTCAGGAAGCATGGGGCAGGGGGAGTAGCCTCCACACTGCAGCCCATCTTGGCTGCAGTACAGGTAGAAGCTGCCTAGTGCAGGGAGCTCAGGCCTACCACACAAGCCACTGTAGTGGGCAGGGTTGCCAGGCATCGGCAGGGGGGACAGCTGGGGTGCAGGGAAAGAAGGCTGGTGCAGTTCCTGCTTGGGGGCAGGTGACTCCTCGCCTGGGCGCCCAGGCTCCGGCTTCAAGGCTGCCTGCCCACCCATCagcaggggcaggtgggggcgCAGCCCCAAGGGGCTCTCCAGAGCCTTGCTCAGGGGCTGGTaaggtggctggctggctggcccaCGAGGGGTGGCAGATGGCCATGGCTCCTCGGGGTGCTTTTGCCAGCCGGGTGGACCTACGGCCTCCCCAGAGCCAAGCCCCTGCCGGGCCTTGGGATAGTTCTTGCCATTGACTTTAGCCCACTTTGGCCTCGGAACCCTCAGTGCTGGTGGCTCTGTGGAGCGCCCATCTGCTTCTGGGTGGGCACGAGGCGGCCTCAAGGGTAGCTCCCGCTCCTGGCTCAGCTTTAGGAAGGCAGCTGCATTCAGGCTGGCCAATCTCTTGGGAGCTGGGTCACCATCTCGACGAGCACCCTCCTCAGGTGCTGGCTCTGGGGACAGGTCCCGACTTCCCCCTCCGAGGTCCTCTAGCCGGGGCCGCTTCTTGGAAGAGGACCAGCCCCCACTGGCCCGGTCACGGTCCCGACTGCGGTGAGGGTCTCCCCCTCGACTGCGACGAGTGCCGGCCAGGCTGCTGGCATCCTCCCGCTCCAGCAGCAGGTTATTGAGGGCCTCCGCATTGAGGGAGGCCAGGCGCCTCTTGCGGGGCTGGGCAAGGGCAGTGTCCTCACCGgatggggctgggctggggggctTGGGCAGGTCAGGGGGCAGCTCATCAGCCTCATCTGCACTCCGTGGACCAGCCACATTCTCCAGGCGGGTCAACAGCACTTTGCAGGCCTTAGGCTTCTCAGGAACTAATGGGCGCTTACGAAGTGGGTAGTTCTTGCGGCGCCCTGTGAGGTGCCCTGGGCTCTCGGGCATGCCTGCTTCCACACTCTCCGCCCCCTGCTCCATATTGCTGCCTTCCATCTGCAGGGGCTCCCGGCGGCCAGTGGGGCCCGAACTCAGCATGGGAAGGGACTTCCTCCGCGTGTGTGTCATGGAGTACTTTCGATCTGCAGGGCAGAAGGCAGGCAATGAGAGAAGCCCACCTCGCCCTgccctgtctgcctctcctctgctgcaGCCCATCCAgcgccaccccccgcccccaaccttcCGTCATTCTGGCCTACACTCATCCCATCTACAGCCTGGCTTTTCCCAAGACCCCTcttccggggtgggggggggggggtgtccagtGGGATCAGGCTACCAACAGCTGTGCAAGGACTGGCTGCCCCACTCTTCTCTTAACCTAGGGTCCTTCTTTGAACTAAGCCCCTATGGAAGGATGCAGACCCTGGGATGAGAAGACAGAAAGTGCTGGAGGCAAAGTTCTCAGTCTATCTATTCTTCTCCCACTAGATACTCACTGCAGGTCAAGAAGAGGCTGTGAAGATGCCAAGCCAGGATGGGGGCTTGGATGGTGGGAGCCCATCTGTTCCTTTAAAAACATCACCAACCCTTCCCCCATCCTGGGGCTTCTGCGATTGGCCACAGGAGGATAAGGACATGGACAGTGGGGAGCTAAGGTGAGGAAGCTGCCTGCTGGACTGTGGAGGTAGCAAAGTCCAGCCTGTGGAGGTAGCAAAGTCCAGCCTGTGGGGACACCCTGCCGGGCACATACAGCAGGAAAGCCATAACCTGCATTTTGCTGGAAAAGCCCCCTGAAGGGGAAGGCCTGGCCTTGAGGAGTCCATGGTCAGGGGAGGTCTGGGCCAGCCCTAGAAGCCAGACCCACCATGGTTCAGATTCTAGGGAAGGGCAGCCCAAACAGTGCCTGTGCCCAGAGAAGGGATGTCGATAAGGCAAGGGCCAGAATCCCTGGGTAGGAAACTCACAGAACACAAACTAGGCCTGTGGTATAGCTTTAAACCCTCACCAGCCACTAAGAGGGAAATGAAGTATCAAAGGAAAGAACTAACTCAGGGGATAAAATGGGCTGCCTTGCTAGTCCTGCCCTATTTCTCAGGTCTCCTTCCTGGTAGGCAAGAAGCTGGGCAGAGAAgaggactgggggtggggtggagtggagtGGGGGTAGCGGCAGAAAGCCCAAAGCCCCAGAGAGAAGATGCCCACTTGACCAGGCATCATCCCCTAACTTTACTTGGCAAATACTCCCCTTGCCCCCAACATACCTGGGGCAGCCTGGGCCCCCTCCTGAATGAGAGGCCAGAGCTGGGCTGTATCCTGGAAGCTGGCATGGCCAAGGCAATGGAGAActggcgggtggggggtgggggtgtcagaGTCAGTGGTCAGAGACTAGTGAGCTGTTCACTCCTTACCTACTCCCCAAAGCAAAGCAAGGTGCTGCCAAATAAGGTGTCAGACAAGGCTCTGCCCTCTCAGGCACCCtgcaaccccctccccacccagcaaGCCCAGGCTTTCCAGCTTAATTTCCCCACTGCTATTGTTATTCATACTCACTCTCCCCAGAGGCTGGGAGCAGTCCCTGCTGGGCCAGGATTTAACCCTGAAAGTCCCAAGCCTGACAGCTCCCAGGAATTCCTGAGCCCTTCCCAGCTAGCTCCTTTGGCCTTGGGCCAGCGGCTGGGATCACTGGGTACCTTTTCTCCTGACACATACTGCACTAGTTGAGAAAGAGTGCTCAGAAAACGAGGCTGAGGGCACCGTGGGTGTCCCTCGCCCTCAAGAAAGGACTCGGAAAACTGGAAAAGggaggcactgtgccaggcattgctctGGCCACGTGCGGGGACCTGCCACTGCCCAGAGACCAGGCCGGGACAAGGCAGAGTCACAGGAGACAAATCCATTCCTTCCTGAAGCACAGACAGGAGAGCTCCTTAAAAAATCCCAGGCATCTGCTAGGCTGCCTaagattttttcctgcttctaaTCAGGGTGACCACCCATCCCTGTTTGCTCAGCAGGCTTATTAGCAATGCCTCCTTTTACTCTCAAAAGCATCCCAATCGCTTAAGATCCACAGGCCCTTTTCTCAAATGCAGGGCACCCCTGTGCTGGAGGAGGCGCAGCAACAAGAAGCACATCTGTATTTCCTACGAAAGCCTAGGcccagcccttccccacccccaaagggCCTGGAGACAGGATTTGTGAACAGACCGCATAGCTGAGCAAGAACCGAAGCCCCTCAACAGGCCCCAAGTTACCAGAGGAGTCCGGCCTGGGAATGGCTGGGGGCCAAGGCTGAGGTCACCTGGGCTTGTGGCCTTTAAGGACATGGACACCAAGTACAAAGCAAGTACAGGGCCAGATGGAAAAGAGAGGGTGCTCAGGGAGGTGCTTTCAAGCCTGGCAAACAAAAGAGCTCTTAGCTGAGAGGTGACTGGCCTGTCCCTTATTCCCCCCCATCCGCCCCCAGTTTGCTGGTGGACCAGCTGCAAGAGTGGACTCTGGGGTACTTGCCTCCCTTCTCAACACGCAAAAGGTCCCAGCAGGTGAAGGTTGGGAGGGAGCCTTCCACTGTAGGGAGACTGGCCCCAGAACTTGGAGTTGCATTCCCTGTAGTATCGTACCCACTGTCCCCTGATCCCAGGAAGCCTCTAAATCACAGGATGCAAGTCACATTTCCAAATCAAGCATAAGAGCCTACTGCTAGCTTCCCTTGAATCCACCAAATCCCTCATCACCAGCAAAAGAACTCCTAGCTTTCGTGTGGTGCCTAAGGCAGCAATGTCACTCACTGTTCTGAGGAGAGGCTGGGGTCTCTGCTGCCTCCCTCGCTGCCCTCCAGTCtgaggagagtgagagaatgagtcATGCTTTGAAGCCAGACTTGTGAGAACTTCGGCTGCAGCTTttccctggggtggggctgggtggaggGGGCTCCCAGCCTGCCAGGCCCCTCTAACCTGCAGGGGTGGCCCAGctgaaagggggaagaaaatccTAGGAAAGCAGGAGGTGTGGCTCCCATTCCAGCTCTGCCAATGCTCCTGCTGTCCTGTCCTTACACACTAGCTCAACCAGAAACTTCCTACCACTGCAAAgagacaagggtgcctgggttcTCTCAGCACCACCCTTCTCTTTGGGAAGCCTTGTCCTCCCAGGCATACATGGTCTGGGCCCCCTTGAGAGAAGGTTCTTAGGAGGGATTCCCCAGGACACATTACTGCTCACCTAGACTGTGTCAAGCTAGCTCACACTGAAGAAGACCAGTCTGATCGTCCCTAGCCTGATCGGCCAACAGCCAGCTGCCATGAAGGACAGTGGCTGGCCGGTGTCCTCCATACCAAAGATCCAGCAAACCACAGGTTGAATCTAAAATCACAAGTGTATTCTAAAGACAGCAAACAGGCCATCACAGCCCCAGGCACTTTGGGTCACAAAACTGAGCTGAAGTGTCCATATCCTGTACCCCATGTCTGCTCAGGACTAGAAGTCAACTCTACAAAagtaaaaagggaaggaagacttGAGTCTTGCCCGCAAACTGCAGCAGCATCATGCACCACCCTCCGCTCTCACAGGCAGAGCACACCCAAAGTGCCGTgtgcaagggagggtcagaggccTGGAGGAATGTGGGCTGTGGGCACTGCTGAAGGGAAAACCAGTGTGTCAAGTCCAGATCACTCCTGCAAACGGAGGCTGCCCTTGGGCTCTCAGCTTTGGCCGcagctctccccccacccttacTTACCCAGCTTCTAGAGTATACACCCACCCCCATTCTTAGAGGTTCAGGACCCAGGACTCTGCCCCACTACCCTTCCTAAAATCTCTgcattttaaattctacttttcaggctttttgctttatttttaataggagGAAAGTATGCAGGGGGGTCTTAGGCAAAGGCAGACCAGCTGGTCACCTGGGTGAGGGTCAGGAAGGTTCCTGACCCAAGCCACCTCCCAACTCCGATTACACCTAAAGCTACACGGTTGGCACTGAATTAAGCACTTCCTTCCTTTGCGCTCTCTCGGAATAATTTCCACACTCCCCCAAAGGAATAACAGTTTTTCATGAGCACTGACTTTCCTGAATCTTCTATCAGAGAAGAAAAGCAGCAAGAGCACAAAGGCACGCTCCTGTTGATTGAAATTTAGTTGGTGTTACTTCACGGAAAAACAGGTGAAGCTGCTGAAATTCTTATGATGAAGCCAGGTTAAGTCGAGTCTGGGGTCCCTCCAATCCCCCATGGCTGGTAAACTGGAAAGAACCAAACCTTCAAGTGAGGTGGACCTGGATTCGAATGTCAGCTCTGCCCCTGGTTAGCaacttatttaacttctctgaacctgaTTTGTTCATCTAAAATGGATAAATCAAAAGGAATTTTAAGAATGGTGGTGAGGATGACACTAGTCTCTGTGCAGAAGCCTAGTAGGGTAGGAAGCAGGCAGACCaacttctcccccaccctccagacCCACAGAGGAAGGCAGTGGCTCTTGGCTTGGGGGGCAGGTTCCCCACATCAGGAGCCCAGAGCTGTTGGGGCTGAGAGAGATCTGAAAACCTAGCCTACACCTGAactctgctctgcttctattctgCCAAAGACACCCAAGTGTCAACCTGAGGTAAAGATGGAGAGGCTATGGCGGGACTTGTGTGTGTGGGGTTCCATCTACCACACAGGGAGAGGACAGGGGCAGAAACTGTATCCCAACAAACCCTAAACAACAGCTCCGTGCCTCTGGGAAACACTCAACTGGATGGTGAAAAGCCCAGGGGATGGGGTCAGGGGGGCGTGCGTTTGCCAGCTTCCGCCATCTGACTGCTGCTTCAGCATGGACACCCACAGACAGCAGAAGTGCCCGAGTCCCCGGGATGCTGCCCCGGAAGAGGAACCAGTGGCCTCGGCCACCACCGGCTCCAACTCTCCAGTGCCTGTTTAGCTTCACCTGTTGTGGGCACCCAATTCACTCTGCAGTCAAGCTGATATCCTACAACCCTGGGCAGGAAGCACCCACCCCACCAGAGGGAATTGGCCTGACCCATCTGGCCATAGCTTGTTTTATAGACTGCCTTCAGGTCTAGTGGTCTAGTGGCCAGACCACCTGCTCCTCATACTTCACTGTTGAGGCTCCCAGGAACTCAGAAAGGTGGGAGCAGCTGTACGGTGAAGGTTCACACCCATCACGCATTGGGTCTGGTATCTCAGCCAACCCAGCCTGGCATCCGGGTCCCATCTTTGGCTACTTCTGTCTACCTGGAC
This window of the Prionailurus viverrinus isolate Anna chromosome B3, UM_Priviv_1.0, whole genome shotgun sequence genome carries:
- the BAHD1 gene encoding bromo adjacent homology domain-containing 1 protein isoform X1 — translated: MTHTRRKSLPMLSSGPTGRREPLQMEGSNMEQGAESVEAGMPESPGHLTGRRKNYPLRKRPLVPEKPKACKVLLTRLENVAGPRSADEADELPPDLPKPPSPAPSGEDTALAQPRKRRLASLNAEALNNLLLEREDASSLAGTRRSRGGDPHRSRDRDRASGGWSSSKKRPRLEDLGGGSRDLSPEPAPEEGARRDGDPAPKRLASLNAAAFLKLSQERELPLRPPRAHPEADGRSTEPPALRVPRPKWAKVNGKNYPKARQGLGSGEAVGPPGWQKHPEEPWPSATPRGPASQPPYQPLSKALESPLGLRPHLPLLMGGQAALKPEPGRPGEESPAPKQELHQPSFPAPQLSPLPMPGNPAHYSGLCGRPELPALGSFYLYCSQDGLQCGGYSPCPMLPEGKLSPVAAPNEGLLLAPSSVPAGTPFQHPPWGSRYCFSEDTGVNGYSICEMLPPSLTHIGTTCGGCPYKMPFAAEGCRSLGQLEFPLPEAGHPASPAHPLLGCPVPSVPPAAEPVPHLQTPTSEPQTVARACPQSAKPPSGSKSGLRTGSSCRHTARSKAACRPSHPKQPRVQRPRPRRRRRRRTNGWVPVGAACEKAVYVLDEPEPAIRKSYQAVERHGETIRVRDTVLLKSGPRKTSTPYVAKISALWENPESGELMMSLLWYYRPEHLQGGRSPSMHEPLQNEVFASRHQDQNSVACIEEKCYVLTFAEYCRFCAMAKRRGEGLPSRKTALVPPSADYSTPPHRTVPEDTDPELVFLCRHVYDFRHGRILKNPQ
- the BAHD1 gene encoding bromo adjacent homology domain-containing 1 protein isoform X2; translated protein: MTHTRRKSLPMLSSGPTGRREPLQMEGSNMEQGAESVEAGMPESPGHLTGRRKNYPLRKRPLVPEKPKACKVLLTRLENVAGPRSADEADELPPDLPKPPSPAPSGEDTALAQPRKRRLASLNAEALNNLLLEREDASSLAGTRRSRGGDPHRSRDRDRASGGWSSSKKRPRLEDLGGGSRDLSPEPAPEEGARRDGDPAPKRLASLNAAAFLKLSQERELPLRPPRAHPEADGRSTEPPALRVPRPKWAKVNGKNYPKARQGLGSGEAVGPPGWQKHPEEPWPSATPRGPASQPPYQPLSKALESPLGLRPHLPLLMGGQAALKPEPGRPGEESPAPKQELHQPSFPAPQLSPLPMPGNPAHYSGLCGRPELPALGSFYLYCSQDGLQCGGYSPCPMLPEGKLSPVAAPNEGLLLAPSSVPAGTPFQHPPWGSRYCFSEDTGVNGYSICEMLPPSLTHIGTTCGGCPYKMPFAAGCRSLGQLEFPLPEAGHPASPAHPLLGCPVPSVPPAAEPVPHLQTPTSEPQTVARACPQSAKPPSGSKSGLRTGSSCRHTARSKAACRPSHPKQPRVQRPRPRRRRRRRTNGWVPVGAACEKAVYVLDEPEPAIRKSYQAVERHGETIRVRDTVLLKSGPRKTSTPYVAKISALWENPESGELMMSLLWYYRPEHLQGGRSPSMHEPLQNEVFASRHQDQNSVACIEEKCYVLTFAEYCRFCAMAKRRGEGLPSRKTALVPPSADYSTPPHRTVPEDTDPELVFLCRHVYDFRHGRILKNPQ
- the BAHD1 gene encoding bromo adjacent homology domain-containing 1 protein isoform X3, giving the protein MTHTRRKSLPMLSSGPTGRREPLQMEGSNMEQGAESVEAGMPESPGHLTGRRKNYPLRKRPLVPEKPKACKVLLTRLENVAGPRSADEADELPPDLPKPPSPAPSGEDTALAQPRKRRLASLNAEALNNLLLEREDASSLAGTRRSRGGDPHRSRDRDRASGGWSSSKKRPRLEDLGGGSRDLSPEPAPEEGARRDGDPAPKRLASLNAAAFLKLSQERELPLRPPRAHPEADGRSTEPPALRVPRPKWAKVNGKNYPKARQGLGSGEAVGPPGWQKHPEEPWPSATPRGPASQPPYQPLSKALESPLGLRPHLPLLMGGQAALKPEPGRPGEESPAPKQELHQPSFPAPQLSPLPMPGNPAHYSGLCGRPELPALGSFYLYCSQDGLQCGGYSPCPMLPEGKLSPVAAPNEGLLLAPSSVPAGTPFQHPPWGSRYCFSEDTGVNGYSICEMLPPSLTHIGTTCGGCPYKMPFAAEGCRSLGQLEFPLPEAGHPASPAHPLLGCPVPSVPPAAEPVPHLQTPTSEPQTVARACPQSAKPPSGSKSGLRTGSSCRHTARSKAACRPSHPKQPRVQRPRPRRRRRRRTNGWVPVGAACEKAVYVLDEPEPAIRKSYQAVERHGETIRVRDTVLLKSGPRKTSTPYVAKISALWENPESGELMMSLLWYYRPEHLQGGRSPSMHENEVFASRHQDQNSVACIEEKCYVLTFAEYCRFCAMAKRRGEGLPSRKTALVPPSADYSTPPHRTVPEDTDPELVFLCRHVYDFRHGRILKNPQ